GGTTCCCGCGACAAGCGGATCGTATTTTTTGAAGTCCTTAAGGATGCGTGATTCTTTCAAGGCCTTGTACACACGCTGATTCTTTTCAAGGTTGATAACAGAGTTGAGCGAAAGTAGATGAAATTTTAGATTTCTTTCTCCCAAACAGATTTCAAGCTCTTGATTAAAATCTTTCGCCAGGCCTCCGTGATCCATTTTCAGAGCCTTGTATTTTTCCATGAGGTGCGCCAACGGCATATCACAAACGACTTCAATATGCTCAAAGCCTTCGGGCGTGGGCTTTGTCGGTTTCGGCGCCGGAAGCTCGACAACTTCAATAGACCAATTCATAAACGGCACTGCGGAATGCAGTTTATAAGTTGCAATAGGACGACCGTTCACGTCGCTTTCAATCAGAAGATCTGCAAAGCTCGCGAAGCTTTTCTTCATTTCAACGTAGCGCTCGATACTGCTCACACGATAACAAAGATGATCGATATCCCAGTGTTCTTCAATCTGCACTTGATGCTCTTGAAGTTCGGAAAAAAGTTTTTGCAGGAATTCTTGAGCTAAAGAATGAAAATGGGCGGCTGTCATGAGCCGCATACTACAAGTTCTTGAAGACTTTTTGAATGGGAATGATCTTTTCGCCTAAACAATCGGCAGCGCCGCAGACTTTAAGTACAAGCTGATCCGGATTCTTTTCAGAAGACACAAAGTCTGACTCACCGCCCACTAAAATACCGAGGAGTTCGTGCGTTTCAGATGAAAAGACTGGAGACCCCGAGTTGCCCGCAAAAACGTCGAGATCAGAAAGTACAATATTGCGGTCTAGAGAAAGGATCTGACCCTCGGCCTTTTTCTTAAATGCTCCGAGCGGATAACCAAGAGTATAGATTTTGCCTTTGAGCTTCGGCGAAGAATTAGAGATGCGCACCGAGGTCCCTAAAATCGGGGCGCTCAGACG
This region of Bdellovibrio sp. 22V genomic DNA includes:
- a CDS encoding VOC family protein, with product MTAAHFHSLAQEFLQKLFSELQEHQVQIEEHWDIDHLCYRVSSIERYVEMKKSFASFADLLIESDVNGRPIATYKLHSAVPFMNWSIEVVELPAPKPTKPTPEGFEHIEVVCDMPLAHLMEKYKALKMDHGGLAKDFNQELEICLGERNLKFHLLSLNSVINLEKNQRVYKALKESRILKDFKKYDPLVAGTFPLDIATAGSDLDILLRADDLSQIEQELREHYSEIPDFKVQKLVVDGLDTLMANFRFDEIPFEIFVQNRETVQQKAYRHFLAEERLLKCGGWPLKRKIQLLRAQKIKTEPAFAQALGIQGDAYAEILNLQKESQGTLQKRVQASH